ACGACGGGCAGCCCGGCCCTGGCCCGGCCGGCCCGGGCGGCGGCCCGGCGCTTGCGCAGTTCTTTGAGTTCGTCCTTGATGCGGCCGATCCGTTCCCGGATGCGCCGACGGTCCACTTCGAGCTTGGTTTCGCCCGGTCCCCGGCCGCCGATGCCGCCCATGAGCCGGGACATGGCCCGGTCCTGGCGAACGAGGCGGGGCTGGAGATATTTGAGCTGGGCCATCTCCACTTGGAGCTTGCCCGAGCGGGTGGCGGCGTGCTGGGCAAAGATGTCGAGAATGAGCTGGGTGCGGTCGATGACCCGAAGCTGGGTCACCTCGGCCAAGTTTCTGATCTGGGACGGGGACAGTTCGCCGTCAAAGACGAGGAGCGAGGCCCCGGCCCGCAGGGCCGCGATCTCGATTTCGGCCAGCTTGCCCTTGCCCAGGAGAAATTTCGGATTGACGTTGGCCACGCGCTGCACCACCCGCTCGGCGATGTCCAGGCCGGCCGTGTCGGCCAGAGCGGCCAACTCGTCCAGCGACGCTTCCTGGGCGGCCTTGGGGGAACTGGCCACGCTGACCAGCACGGCGCGGTCCCGGCCCGAGGCGGATTTGCCCGGCGTGTCGATGCGCTCGCCCTCGCGGGACAGCTCGGCTTCCAGCGCCTCGGCCAGGGCGGTGAAATCCTCATCCACCCGGTCATAGGGGCGCGGCGGCAGTACGTCATAGGGCGCGTCCCCGGCCCCCGGCGGCAGCAAATGGGCCACGTGCAGGGCGACCGGCGCGGCCATGCCGTCGATGGTCAGCGCCGCCACCGAGTCCAGGCGCAAAAAGAGCATGTCGGTCAGGTCTTCTTCGTTGAGCGGCTCGCCGGCGAGGTGGACGTGCAGCAGGCGCAGCCCGCGTAACCGGCCGGCGCTTAAGCGCGCTCGGTCGAGTTCCGGTATGAGGATGCCCTTCTGGCTGCCGACGATGATGTGGGCCGGGCGGCCTTTGCGGTCGATGAGCAGGCCCACCTGTCGGCCGATGCCGTAGGCGATGGCCGCCAGTTCCCGGGCCTGATCGATGGTATAGCCGCCAACGGAGGGATACCGCCGTGTTCCGAGCCGTTCCAATGCTTTGAGCTGACTGGGCTTAAGCCCGATCACATTGCCGATGACCTTGGCAGCGATGGCGAATCCTTTTTGTTGGAGGGGGGGGCCGCAGAGGCGGCGACCGTGCGGCAAGAGCCGTACGCCGGGATTATAACGCGGCGACGGACCATCCGGCAAGAGGGGGCGGGCGGGCAGAACCTTTAGGCGGGGTCTGGAGAACGCGGCAAGTGAGTGAGAATGAGTTGCTGGACGCGCAGGGATGCAGCAAAGGCCTGCCGTCCATCTTCCTCGTCAGGCTCGTAGATGTCATCGGGATACCGGGATGCCGTGCCAAAATAGGCCAAGCTGCGGCAGGACGTTTCCAATGCGGTAAGGTCCGGTGTGAATTCCACACACAAAGCGAGCAGGGCAATCAGGTCGTGTGAGCGCGGCGGCAATGCGCCCTGGGCGACCAGGAAAGCTTTCAGGTATTTTTCTGCGGCCTGTTGGGCGTGAAAGCAGACGGTGTCCCAGGGAATCAGGGCCGCGTGCAGGTTGTTCCGAATATTGAGCAGATCATTTTCGGCTTTGGCCAGCCAGCGCCGGGCTGCGGCGTCAGCGCCGTTCATGGAGCACCACGCCTTCGGC
The Desulfovibrio sp. TomC genome window above contains:
- the hflX gene encoding GTPase HflX: MDQARELAAIAYGIGRQVGLLIDRKGRPAHIIVGSQKGILIPELDRARLSAGRLRGLRLLHVHLAGEPLNEEDLTDMLFLRLDSVAALTIDGMAAPVALHVAHLLPPGAGDAPYDVLPPRPYDRVDEDFTALAEALEAELSREGERIDTPGKSASGRDRAVLVSVASSPKAAQEASLDELAALADTAGLDIAERVVQRVANVNPKFLLGKGKLAEIEIAALRAGASLLVFDGELSPSQIRNLAEVTQLRVIDRTQLILDIFAQHAATRSGKLQVEMAQLKYLQPRLVRQDRAMSRLMGGIGGRGPGETKLEVDRRRIRERIGRIKDELKELRKRRAAARAGRARAGLPVVSLVGYTNAGKSTLLNTLTGSAVLAENRLFATLDPTSRRLRFPSDHEIILTDTVGFIRELPKELKEAFRATLEELEAADLLIAVADASHPEVEAQAAAVADILQEMELGDVPRLFVLNKWDAVPEDLRAPLRNLFPEAITLSARTRDGLGELTTAILDRVRSGPGVYVGPTRQKIETTNPLETEPETQPSNA
- a CDS encoding HEPN domain-containing protein, which produces MNGADAAARRWLAKAENDLLNIRNNLHAALIPWDTVCFHAQQAAEKYLKAFLVAQGALPPRSHDLIALLALCVEFTPDLTALETSCRSLAYFGTASRYPDDIYEPDEEDGRQAFAASLRVQQLILTHLPRSPDPA